Proteins from a genomic interval of Arvicanthis niloticus isolate mArvNil1 chromosome 26, mArvNil1.pat.X, whole genome shotgun sequence:
- the Ift46 gene encoding intraflagellar transport protein 46 homolog isoform X2: MADNSSDEYEDDNKEKKKPSQLTPQQGFSENDDDDDDDSSETDSDDDDDDEEHGAPLEGAYDPADYEHLPVSAEIKELFEYISRYTPQLIDLDHKLKPFIPDFIPAVGDIDAFLKVPRPDGKPDHLGLLVLDEPSTKQSDPTVLSLWLTENSKQHNITQHMKVKSLEDAEKNPKAIDTWIESISELHRSKPPATVHYTRPMPDIDTLMQEWSPEFEELLGKVSLPTVEIDCSLAEYIDMICAILDIPFYKSRIQSLHLLFSLYSEFKNSQHFKALAEGKKTFTPPPNSASQAGDVETLTFI; the protein is encoded by the exons ATGGCTGATAATAGCAGTGACGAGTACGAGGACGACAACAAG GAGAAGAAGAAGCCCTCCCAGCTGACACCCCAGCAGGGTTTCAGtgagaatgatgatgatgacgacgatgacTCTTCTGAGACCGACTCTGATGACGACGATGACGACGAGGAACATGGGGCACCTCTGGAAGG GGCCTATGATCCTGCCGACTACGAGCATCTGCCAGTCTCCGCGGAGATCAAGGAGCTATTTGAGTACATCAGCCG GTACACACCTCAGTTGATTGATCTGGACCACAAACTGAAACCTTTCATTCCGGACTTTATCCCAGCTGTTGGGGATATCGATGCATTTTTAAAG GTGCCGCGTCCTGACGGAAAGCCTGACCACCTTGGCCTCTTGGTGTTGGATGAGCCATCCACAAAGCAGTCAGACCCTACTGTGCTTTCGCTGTGGTTGACAGAGAATTCCAAGCAGCATAACATTACG CAACATATGAAAGTCAAGAGCCTGGAAGATGCAGAAAAGAACCCCAAAGCCATTGACACCTGGATCGAGAGCATCTCTGAGTTACACCGCTCCAAGCCCCCTGCGACTGTGCACTACACCAG GCCCATGCCTGACATTGACACTCTGATGCAGGAGTGGTCCCCGGAGTTTGAAGAGCTCCTGGGAAAG GTGAGTCTGCCCACTGTCGAGATCGATTGCAGCCTGGCTGAGTACATCGACATGATCTGTG CTATCCTGGACATTCCTTTCTACAAGAGCCGGATTCAGTCCCTCCACCTGCTCTTTTCCCTCTACTCAGAGTTCAAGAACTCCCAG CATTTTAAAGCTCTTGCTGAAGGCAAGAAAACATTCACCCCTCCACCCAACTCTGCCTCCCAGGCCGGGGATGTGGAGACACTGACATTCATCTGA
- the Ift46 gene encoding intraflagellar transport protein 46 homolog isoform X1, with translation MLSSSRIKPAIVISCQMLAIKARISLLLEKKKPSQLTPQQGFSENDDDDDDDSSETDSDDDDDDEEHGAPLEGAYDPADYEHLPVSAEIKELFEYISRYTPQLIDLDHKLKPFIPDFIPAVGDIDAFLKVPRPDGKPDHLGLLVLDEPSTKQSDPTVLSLWLTENSKQHNITQHMKVKSLEDAEKNPKAIDTWIESISELHRSKPPATVHYTRPMPDIDTLMQEWSPEFEELLGKVSLPTVEIDCSLAEYIDMICAILDIPFYKSRIQSLHLLFSLYSEFKNSQHFKALAEGKKTFTPPPNSASQAGDVETLTFI, from the exons ATGTTGTCTTCTTCAAGAATAAAGCCTGCTATTGTTATTTCCTGTCAGATGCTAGCTATCAAAGCTAGAATTTCACTTTTACTG GAGAAGAAGAAGCCCTCCCAGCTGACACCCCAGCAGGGTTTCAGtgagaatgatgatgatgacgacgatgacTCTTCTGAGACCGACTCTGATGACGACGATGACGACGAGGAACATGGGGCACCTCTGGAAGG GGCCTATGATCCTGCCGACTACGAGCATCTGCCAGTCTCCGCGGAGATCAAGGAGCTATTTGAGTACATCAGCCG GTACACACCTCAGTTGATTGATCTGGACCACAAACTGAAACCTTTCATTCCGGACTTTATCCCAGCTGTTGGGGATATCGATGCATTTTTAAAG GTGCCGCGTCCTGACGGAAAGCCTGACCACCTTGGCCTCTTGGTGTTGGATGAGCCATCCACAAAGCAGTCAGACCCTACTGTGCTTTCGCTGTGGTTGACAGAGAATTCCAAGCAGCATAACATTACG CAACATATGAAAGTCAAGAGCCTGGAAGATGCAGAAAAGAACCCCAAAGCCATTGACACCTGGATCGAGAGCATCTCTGAGTTACACCGCTCCAAGCCCCCTGCGACTGTGCACTACACCAG GCCCATGCCTGACATTGACACTCTGATGCAGGAGTGGTCCCCGGAGTTTGAAGAGCTCCTGGGAAAG GTGAGTCTGCCCACTGTCGAGATCGATTGCAGCCTGGCTGAGTACATCGACATGATCTGTG CTATCCTGGACATTCCTTTCTACAAGAGCCGGATTCAGTCCCTCCACCTGCTCTTTTCCCTCTACTCAGAGTTCAAGAACTCCCAG CATTTTAAAGCTCTTGCTGAAGGCAAGAAAACATTCACCCCTCCACCCAACTCTGCCTCCCAGGCCGGGGATGTGGAGACACTGACATTCATCTGA
- the Tmem25 gene encoding transmembrane protein 25 — protein MELPLSQATLRHTLLLLPALLSSGQGELAPQIDGQTWAERALRENERHAFTCRVAGGSATPRLAWYLDGQLQEATTSRLLSVGGDAFSGGTSTFTVTAQRYQHELNCSLQDPGSGRPANASVILNVQFKPEIAQVGAKYQEAQGPGLLVVLFALVRANPPANVTWIDQDGPVTVNASDFLVLDAQNYPWLTNHTVQLQLRSLPHNLSVVATNDVGVTSASLPASGLLATRIEVPLLGIVVAAGLALGTLVGFSTLVACLVCRKEKKTKGPSRRPSLISSDSNNLKLNNVRLPRENMSLPSNLQLNDLTPDLRGKATERPMAQHSSRPELLEAEPGGLLTSRGFIRLPMLGYIYRVSSVSSDEIWL, from the exons ATGGAATTGCCTCTAAGCCAAGCTACCCTCCGGCACACACTGCTGCTCCTGCCTGCCCTCTTAAGTTCAG GTCAAGGGGAGCTGGCACCGCAAATTGATGGTCAGACCTGGGCTGAGAGAGCACTTAGGGAGAATGAGCGCCACGCCTTCACCTGTCGGGTTGCAGGGGGTTCTGCCACTCCCCGATTAGCCTGGTACCTGGATGGACAGCTCCAGGAGGCCACCACCTCACGACTCCTGAGTGTGGGCGGGGACGCCTTCTCTGGAGGTACCAGCACTTTCACTGTCACTGCCCAGCGCTACCAACATGAGCTTAACTGCTCCCTGCAGGACCCAGGGAGTGGCCGGCCAGCCAATGCCTCTGTCATCCTCAACGTGCAAT tCAAACCAGAGATTGCCCAGGTTGGAGCCAAGTACCAGGAAGCTCAGGGTCCAGGCCTTCTGGTTGTCCTGTTTGCCCTGGTGCGGGCCAACCCACCTGCCAATGTCACCTGGATTGACCAGGATGGGCCAGTGACTGTCAATGCCTCTGACTTCCTGGTGCTGGATGCTCAGAACTATCCCTGGCTCACCAACCACACCGTGCAGCTGCAGCTCCGAAGCTTGCCCCATAACCTCTCGGTGGTGGCCACCAATGACGTGGGTGTCACCAGCGCCTCACTTCCAGCTTCAG GACTCCTGGCCACGCGGATAGAAGTGCCACTGCTGGGCATCGTTGTGGCTGCGGGACTCGCCTTGGGTACTCTAGTGGGGTTCAGTACCCTGGTGGCTTGCCTGGTCtgcaggaaagagaagaaaacaaaag GCCCCTCCCGGCGTCCTTCTCTGATATCTAG TGACTCCAATAACCTGAAACTGAATAATGTGCGCCTGCCACGGGAGAACATGTCCCTCCCATCCAACCTACAGCTCAACGACCTCACTCCGGATCTCAGAG GGAAAGCAACAGAGCGGCCAATGGCTCAACATAGCAGCCGTCCAGAACTTCTAGAAGCCGAGCCTGGTGGCCTCCTCACCAGCCGAG GTTTCATCCGTCTCCCAATGTTGGGCTACATCTACCGTGTGTCCAGCGTAAGCAGTGATGAGATTTGGCTCTGA